A genomic segment from Malus domestica chromosome 05, GDT2T_hap1 encodes:
- the LOC103419884 gene encoding ubiquitin carboxyl-terminal hydrolase 15-like isoform X3, which produces MLEPREADIPVLFLVFVVLPLVAYVLLGKWSDSSKKRDRVSLLAQLAAEEALRAEAMAVAAVIPPVSSSSPSKNGLQVCARCYSTATTRCSRCKSVRYCSGNCQIIHWREVHRQECLQLEPTCSSSSPKAVSFGESFHEKFLPNDSINSQYFGSKMEQILAEQAPADNIIYPSTSTGVPDMLDCSSVDTSQVSMPERRSVDKRVSRKSQRELRKKVGVAFDSSEETSFGWTTHLESSNVNSSKEVFMEHKLRNYDTQLAGEGNPMVQNVNISDSYMKGQATSRNTVHENDKSQGQNGNIYESRSNSGLTSSAYSSKSGIDVHENGLDFIPNGGKSLKGEILSNDETTDFKCAEMTTMKASIKVKRAPYSLGRKVSKLPNSTMEVSGEQCYSEIERQGHIAEDSKVTRMRDTTAQGSNGIANSRIMKMMDLKKPKNLTRQEVPEVNGYRQKTKKVLFPYDEFVKYFQCEFFDLSPRGLLNCGNSCYANAVLQCLTCTKPLIIYLLRRSHSRACCGKDWCLMCELEQHVMMLRESGGPLSPSRILFHMRSINCQIGDGSQEDAHEFLRLLVTSMQSICLEGLGGENKVDPRLQETTFIQHTFGGHLRSKVKCLRCHHESERYENIMDLTLEIFGWVESLEDALTQFTTPEDLDGENMYRCGRCAAYVRARKQLSIHEAPNILTIVLKRFQEGKYGKINKCITFPDMLDMIPFMTGTGDIPPLYLLYGVVVHLDTQNASFSGHYVAYVKDMRGDWFRIDDTEVHPVSMSQVMMEGAYILFYMREQVPNFENQCTSKAQKSRPGQSKHSSQFASPEHLPDDIRPEIANGFGNSTTNDIHRSSNGNVFPMMETYGEPMGVEFSDATSSDWSLFTSSDEASFTTESTRDSFSTVDCADACNMDPISSIFNTLYAPEYSRSSASCRKFSNSRPHTRFVSKDKGVILDSYSSTHPVDRAQKRNYSRKVSDSQTEHPLDTKCSSFVRYGTNPIYSLDRTSDHCKL; this is translated from the exons ATGCTTGAGCCAAGGGAAGCTGATATACCGGTCCTGTTTCTGGTTTTCGTTGTACTCCCTTTGGTTGCTTACGTTTTACTTGGAAAATGGAGTGATTCATCAAAGAAGAGAGACAGGGTAAGTTTGCTTGCTCAACTGGCTGCAGAAGAAGCTCTCAGAGCAGAAGCAATGGCTGTTGCTGCTGTTATTCCTCCTGTGTCTTCCTCAAGTCCTTCAAAGAATGGACTTCAAGTATGTGCCAGATGCTATAGTACAGCTACAACCCGCTGCTCTAGATGCAAATCTGTCAGATATTG TTCTGGTAATTGTCAAATAATTCATTGGAGGGAAGTTCACAGGCAAGAATGTCTGCAGTTGGAACCTACTTGTTCAAGCTCATCTCCTAAGGCTGTCTCATTTGGAGAATCATTTCACGAGAAGTTCTTACCTAATGACAGCATCAATTCACAGTACTTTGGGAGTAAGATGGAGCAGATTTTAGCAGAGCAAGCACCAGCTGATAATATAATTTATCCTTCAACAAGCACTGGTGTCCCTGATATGCTTGACTGTTCTTCGGTTGATACCTCTCAAGTTTCCATGCCGGAGAGAAGAAGTGTGGACAAACGGGTTTCCAGAAAATCCCAGAGAGaattaagaaaaaaagttgGAGTTGCATTTGATTCTTCTGAAGAAACATCTTTTGGTTGGACTACCCATTTGGAATCTTCTAATGTTAATTCATCAAAAGAGGTTTTTATGGAGCATAAA TTAAGAAATTATGACACTCAGTTAGCAGGGGAGGGCAATCCTATGGTGCAAAATGTCAATATTTCTGATAGTTATATGAAGGGACAAGCTACTTCAAGAAATACGGTGCATGAGAATGATAAGTCTCAAGGTCAAAATGGCAACATATATGAATCAAGAAGCAACTCTGGATTAACATCCTCGGCATATTCTTCAAAAAGTGGAATAGATGTGCATGAAAATGGGTTGGACTTCATTCCAAATGGAGGAAAATCCCTTAAAGGGGAAATATTATCCAATGATGAAACAACAGATTTCAAATGTGCTGAAATGACAACAATGAAGGCTAGCATAAAGGTTAAAAGAGCTCCGTATTCTCTTGGGAGAAAGGTGTCTAAATTGCCAAATTCAACAATGGAAGTCTCAGGAGAGCAGTGTTACTCAGAGATAGAGAGGCAGGGACATATTGCTGAAGATTCAA AAGTAACTAGAATGAGAGATACCACTGCACAGGGTAGCAATGGAATTGCAAACAGTAGGATCATGAAAATGATGGATCTAAAGAAGCCAAAGAACTTGACCAGACAGGAAGTCCCCGAAGTGAATGGTTACCGACAGAAAACTAAGAAG GTCCTGTTCCCTTATGATgagtttgtgaagtactttcagTGTGAATTCTTTGACTTATCACCTCGGGGCCTTTTGAATTGTGGGAACAG TTGCTATGCAAATGCTGTCTTGCAGTGTTTAACCTGCACAAAGCCTCTCATTATCTATTTGCTTCGCAGATCACATTCAAGAGCCT GTTGTGGTAAAGATTGGTGTCTCATGTGTGAGCTGGAGCAACATGTGATGATGTTACGAGAAAGTGGGGGCCCACTTTCTCCTAGCCGAATTCTTTTTCATATGAGGAGTATCAATTGCCAAATTGGTGATGGAAGTCAAGAAGATGCACATGAATTCTTAAG GCTTCTAGTTACGTCAATGCAATCTATATGCTTGGAGGGGCTGGGTGGTGAAAACAAGGTTGATCCTAGATTGCAAGAAACAACTTTTATACAACATACATTTGGCGGACATCTCAGATCAAAG GTCAAGTGTTTGAGATGTCATCATGAGTCGGAACGATATGAGAACATCATGGATCTTACCTTAGAGATATTTGGTTGGGTTGAATCACTTGAAGATGCGCTGACTCAGTTTACAACCCCTGAAGATTTGGATGGAGAAAACATGTACAGATGTGGAAG GTGTGCTGCATATGTTCGAGCCAGGAAGCAATTGAGCATACATGAGGCGCCAAATATACTCACAATTGTCTTGAAGAGATTTCAG GAGGGAAAATATGGAAAAATAAACAAGTGCATCACTTTTCCAGACATGCTGGATATGATTCCATTTATGACTGGAACGGGTGACATTCCTCCTCTTTACTTGCTCTATGGTGTTGTGGTGCATTTGGATACGCAGAATGCATCTTTCTCTGGACATTATGTGGCATATGTGAAAGATATGCGAGGCGATTGGTTCAGGATAGATGACACTGAG GTTCACCCCGTTTCAATGAGCCAGGTTATGATGGAAGGAGCATATATCTTATTTTACATGAG GGAGCAAGTTCCAAATTTCGAAAATCAATGCACGTCGAAAGCTCAGAAGTCAAGGCCAGGCCAAAGCAAACACAGCAGCCAATTTGCTAGTCCAGAGCATTTACCAGATGATATCAGGCCAGAGATTGCAAATGGCTTTGGCAACAGCACCACCAATGACATCCATAGGAGTTCTAACGGGAATGTTTTCCCAATGATGGAAACATATGGTGAGCCCATGGGCGTGGAGTTCTCTGATGCTACGTCAAGTGATTGGTCCCTTTTTACAAGTTCTGATGAGGCCTCTTTCACGACTGAGAGTACTAGAGACTCTTTCAGTACTGTGGATTGTGCCGATGCTTGCAATATGGATCCAATCTCTTCAATTTTCAACACGTTATATGCACCGGAGTATTCTCGCAGTTCTGCATCCTgcagaaaattttcaaatagtaGGCCACACACTAGATTTGTTTCCAAGGATAAGGGTGTTATTTTGGATTCGTACTCATCAACCCATCCCGTTGACAGAGCACAGAAACGAAACTATTCAAGAAAGGTCAGTGATTCACAAACTGAACACCCTCTGGATACTAAATGCAGCTCGTTTGTAAGATATGGGACTAACCCAATATATAGTCTTGACCGAACCTCGGATCATTGTAAACTCTAA